The genomic region GCCTAGCCTGACCAACGCGCAAGGGCAAGTGGTGTGGCAATGGCTCATTACGGGAGTCGAAGAGGCAACCTCTCTAGCAAACTCAGTTTGCTCTCAAATTGGTAGCTGCCAGCGCTTGCTGAAAGAGCGCTAGAGCCATATTTGATTCAAAGTCCGCACGAGTTTGCCAGCCTCACTCTTGCGGCAGCCCATCAAACTTCCCTACCAAAAAATCCACCAGCGCCCGTACCCGCGCAGGCACAAAGCGGCCGCTGGGTAGCAGGGCTTGCAGGGGGTAAGGTGGGGTGTCCCATTCGGGCAGCAGGCGCACCAGGGGGCTGTGCTTTAGCTCGTGGTGCAGGTAGGGCACGGATTTGTAGATGATGCCGTGGCCTGCGATGGCCCAGTCGCGGGCCAGGGCGGCGTCGTCGGCGGTGCGGTTGCCTTTGACGCGCACTTCGGTCCATTGCCCGTCGCGGCCAAAGCGCCAGGTGCGAGCGGGGCGGCCTGCAATGTGGAAGGCGATGCAGTTGTGCTGCAGCAGGTCTTGCGGCGTGGTGGGCGTGCCGTGGCGCTTCAGGTAGGCCGGGGCAGCCCACAGCATGGGGCGGGTGGTGGTAAGGGGGCGGGCGATGAGGCGCGAGTCTGCCAAGGGACCATAGCGCAGGGCCACGTCCACTTCATCGCGCGTCACGTCCAGGGGCCTGTCGCTCACGCTCAGGGCCAGCTCTACACCGGGGTGCATTGCCAAAAACTCATCAAACCAGGGCAGCAGCATGTTGCGCGCCAAGTCGGATGGTGCGGCCACGCGCAGTGCGCCCACCAGGGTGCCGTGGTGGGCGGTGGCCATGCTCTCGCCTTCGGCCAGCAGGTCAAACGCGCGCTGGGCGTAGTCGAGCAGGATTTGCCCCTGGGCGGTAAGGCGCATGGCGCGGGTGGAGCGTTCGAACAGGCGCGAGCCCAGCTGCCCTTCCAGCCGCTTGAGGGCGGCGCTGGCGGCGGCGGGTGTCATGCCCAGGGCACGGGCTGCAGCGCTGAGTGTGCCGGTGCGTGCGGTGTGGGTGAGCACATGCAGGTCGGCCAGGTTTTCGATTTTCATGGGCGGGCTGTGGTTTGAAGCGGGTTTTGGCTGGGTGGATTCGACGCCCAGCCCATGGAGCTGTTCACGCTGAGTCTGCCCAGGCGCTGCGCAGGGTGTCGGCAGGCTCAGCCCGAAGGGATGTTTCGCGACCAAAATGATTGTGGGATATTTTCAATTTTGATTTGAAATTGAATGCAATAAAAGCTGTCTTATCAATTGTGAGTTGCGTATTTACAGTGCCTGCATGGCTTGGGATGGGCCCAGGCTAGTGATGAATGCGCAAGGCGCCTGGTGCGCGTGCTTGCGATGCAACGAAAGGACTGTGATGAAAGCCGTTGGATACCGTGCAAACTGGCCTGTGGACCATGCCGAGGCGTTGTTG from Acidovorax sp. DW039 harbors:
- a CDS encoding LysR family transcriptional regulator yields the protein MKIENLADLHVLTHTARTGTLSAAARALGMTPAAASAALKRLEGQLGSRLFERSTRAMRLTAQGQILLDYAQRAFDLLAEGESMATAHHGTLVGALRVAAPSDLARNMLLPWFDEFLAMHPGVELALSVSDRPLDVTRDEVDVALRYGPLADSRLIARPLTTTRPMLWAAPAYLKRHGTPTTPQDLLQHNCIAFHIAGRPARTWRFGRDGQWTEVRVKGNRTADDAALARDWAIAGHGIIYKSVPYLHHELKHSPLVRLLPEWDTPPYPLQALLPSGRFVPARVRALVDFLVGKFDGLPQE